The proteins below come from a single Salinilacihabitans rarus genomic window:
- the dpsA gene encoding DNA starvation/stationary phase protection protein DpsA, with amino-acid sequence MSTQKTVRQQADTVEETALRLDQEKAEQIVDALNTELANAYVLYHQLKKHHWVVEGAEFLPLHEFLEEAYENVEEGADVIAERAQALGGVPVSGPTNLERRATVEFEGEDVYDVRTMFEHDLEMYGDIVESMRDSVELANNLGDHATSQILREILVEVEEDAHHFEHYLEDDTLVLEEATH; translated from the coding sequence ATGAGCACCCAGAAGACCGTCCGTCAACAGGCCGACACCGTCGAGGAGACCGCGCTTCGGCTCGACCAGGAGAAGGCCGAACAGATCGTCGACGCGCTGAACACGGAACTCGCGAACGCGTACGTCCTCTACCACCAGCTGAAAAAGCACCACTGGGTGGTCGAGGGCGCCGAGTTCCTGCCGCTGCACGAGTTCCTCGAGGAAGCGTACGAGAACGTCGAGGAGGGCGCCGACGTCATCGCCGAGCGCGCGCAGGCGCTCGGCGGCGTCCCCGTCTCGGGGCCGACCAACCTCGAACGCCGCGCCACCGTCGAGTTCGAGGGCGAGGACGTCTACGACGTCCGGACGATGTTCGAGCACGACCTCGAGATGTACGGCGACATCGTCGAGTCGATGCGCGACAGCGTCGAACTCGCGAACAACCTCGGCGACCACGCCACCTCGCAGATCCTGCGGGAGATTCTCGTGGAGGTCGAGGAGGACGCCCACCACTTCGAACACTACCTCGAGGACGACACCCTCGTACTCGAGGAGGCGACCCACTGA